In a single window of the Flavobacterium sp. W4I14 genome:
- a CDS encoding putative membrane protein (product_source=KO:K08995; cleavage_site_network=SignalP-noTM; cog=COG3652; ko=KO:K08995; pfam=PF13628; superfamily=58087), producing the protein MKKLIYLLAISALAFQACNGGNKDAKESADSLNMAKDSSTNAVATGGIAVDGADAKFTTQAAVGGMAEVELGKLALEKSSNPQVKEFATMMVKDHGMANTELTAIAKQKNITLPSTVDDEHKKKMDDLSKKSGADFDKAYVDAMVSGHKSTLKLMEDESRDGKDADLKAFAKKTAPIVQSHLVMINKINDSMK; encoded by the coding sequence ATGAAAAAGTTAATTTATTTATTGGCCATTTCTGCCTTAGCATTTCAGGCCTGCAATGGAGGAAACAAGGATGCCAAAGAAAGTGCCGATAGTTTAAACATGGCTAAAGACAGTTCAACCAATGCTGTTGCCACCGGAGGAATTGCAGTAGATGGAGCTGACGCGAAGTTTACTACACAGGCAGCTGTTGGCGGTATGGCTGAAGTAGAACTGGGAAAACTGGCCCTCGAAAAAAGCAGCAATCCGCAGGTTAAAGAATTTGCAACCATGATGGTAAAAGACCACGGCATGGCAAACACCGAATTAACGGCCATTGCTAAACAAAAAAACATTACACTGCCAAGTACTGTAGATGATGAACACAAGAAAAAAATGGATGACCTGAGCAAAAAATCAGGAGCAGATTTTGATAAAGCTTATGTTGATGCCATGGTGAGTGGCCATAAATCTACACTAAAATTAATGGAAGATGAATCAAGAGATGGGAAAGATGCAGATCTTAAAGCTTTTGCAAAGAAAACTGCACCAATAGTTCAAAGCCATTTGGTGATGATCAACAAAATTAACGATAGCATGAAATAA
- a CDS encoding putative iron-regulated membrane protein (product_source=COG3182; cath_funfam=1.20.950.20; cog=COG3182; pfam=PF03929; superfamily=63829; transmembrane_helix_parts=Inside_1_27,TMhelix_28_50,Outside_51_161,TMhelix_162_184,Inside_185_212,TMhelix_213_235,Outside_236_370,TMhelix_371_393,Inside_394_433), protein MATVNKTIPAKKKNKDSLFNRINKWLHLWLGLISGVIVLIVCITGCIWVFNEEITGLLEPETKIEKQDRPVITPSQLSAIAFKLYPEKIPSYAQYQQGRAISLNLRGKKDEGRRGGGTSLKINPYTGEVISKVVHKKGEVDFFRFILNGHRFLWLPYAIGRPIVNYGTMIFVVLLITGLIWWYPKKWNKSTRNKSFKIKWGASFKRVNLDLHNVLGFYSLIFLLFIALTGMVYGIKWYSEGLYWVTSGGDKLGDFQRLESDSLAVGKFYTPQKAMDLAWQKVIRRHPKSQGFYYNFPDTSKAKATINITVYPNTGQFYNNQGYTFDQHTLKEFKREGVYAIAYEEAGFGGKLRKMNYDIHVGSILGFPGKVMAFLASLIGASLPITGFIIWYGRKFKKKAVKKSPVLIESDNKPVGFKPRARIPVKKVEEVLE, encoded by the coding sequence ATGGCAACGGTAAATAAAACTATTCCGGCAAAGAAAAAAAATAAAGATTCGCTATTTAACAGAATCAATAAATGGCTTCACCTCTGGCTTGGCCTAATATCGGGTGTCATTGTCCTCATTGTTTGTATAACAGGCTGTATCTGGGTTTTTAATGAAGAAATTACAGGTTTATTGGAGCCTGAAACCAAAATTGAAAAGCAGGATAGGCCTGTGATTACACCATCGCAACTGAGTGCCATTGCGTTTAAGCTATATCCAGAAAAGATTCCTTCGTATGCACAATACCAACAGGGAAGGGCGATCAGTTTAAATTTAAGAGGAAAAAAGGATGAAGGACGACGCGGAGGAGGAACCAGTTTAAAAATTAATCCTTATACAGGAGAGGTAATCAGCAAAGTGGTTCACAAAAAAGGGGAGGTCGATTTTTTTAGGTTTATCCTCAACGGTCACCGTTTCTTGTGGTTACCTTATGCCATCGGAAGGCCAATTGTAAACTACGGAACCATGATATTTGTGGTTTTGTTAATTACCGGATTAATCTGGTGGTATCCTAAAAAATGGAACAAATCAACCCGCAACAAGAGTTTCAAAATTAAATGGGGCGCCTCATTTAAAAGGGTAAATCTCGATTTACACAATGTACTTGGCTTTTATTCTTTAATTTTTTTGCTTTTTATCGCCTTGACAGGGATGGTTTATGGCATTAAATGGTACAGTGAAGGTTTGTATTGGGTAACCTCTGGAGGTGATAAATTAGGTGATTTCCAGCGTTTGGAATCAGATTCTTTAGCTGTTGGAAAATTTTATACGCCACAAAAAGCAATGGATCTGGCTTGGCAAAAGGTAATTCGCCGTCATCCGAAATCGCAGGGTTTTTACTATAATTTTCCCGATACTTCAAAAGCAAAAGCCACGATCAACATTACGGTTTATCCCAATACAGGTCAGTTTTACAATAACCAGGGGTATACCTTCGATCAGCATACTTTAAAAGAATTTAAACGCGAAGGTGTTTATGCTATTGCTTACGAAGAAGCTGGTTTTGGTGGTAAACTTCGCAAAATGAATTACGATATCCATGTGGGGAGTATTTTGGGTTTCCCAGGTAAAGTGATGGCTTTTTTAGCCTCGCTAATAGGAGCAAGTTTACCTATAACCGGCTTTATCATCTGGTATGGTAGGAAATTCAAGAAGAAAGCGGTAAAGAAATCGCCCGTTTTAATCGAAAGCGATAATAAGCCTGTTGGTTTTAAGCCGAGAGCTAGAATTCCGGTAAAAAAAGTGGAAGAAGTTTTGGAATAA
- a CDS encoding hypothetical protein (product_source=Hypo-rule applied; pfam=PF14298; superfamily=82171) has translation MKTKYILPFLSLSFLIIFSGCDKELDSSEVIDVETELTGATKFVISATPIGTSGIADYLLTANSLESGMVTTQGNGIEQDGSYRYYLTHKNRFFSLLYGQGNPGAVTSYRLDSDGKLKKLSNFQSETVHLFAPVKDDVFTIKVPRSGNEFATMFRIDARKYQIVGEQQVNIVKLAGNGERAHFTWATQVGEKLFIPYMSIKGAAPDVFGTSYPDSSWVAVYSYPDLKLEKIIRDNRTSYIGAYFVNGLVETDNGDAYAFSFAAATNAGIPTSKNPSAVIRINKGTTEFDKNYFFNVQEISGGHHIAGQTYLGKGVFILQMYAQPNSLLGTARKFAVVDVISKSFKWITGIPADITRTTTINNYAPKDGKTGYIGITTASEGSYVYVFDAEIAAAKKGLKVEGGTITAINALQY, from the coding sequence ATGAAAACTAAATATATACTTCCTTTTTTAAGTTTATCCTTTCTGATCATCTTTTCGGGTTGCGACAAAGAACTGGATTCTTCAGAAGTTATAGATGTAGAAACCGAACTTACAGGGGCAACCAAATTTGTAATTTCTGCAACACCAATTGGTACTTCGGGCATTGCCGATTATTTATTGACGGCAAATTCTTTAGAATCGGGCATGGTAACCACTCAGGGAAACGGGATAGAGCAAGATGGATCTTACCGTTATTATCTTACACACAAAAACCGTTTTTTTAGTTTGCTATACGGACAGGGAAACCCAGGTGCTGTTACCTCTTACCGTTTAGACAGTGACGGAAAGTTAAAGAAACTTTCAAATTTTCAAAGTGAAACCGTACATCTTTTTGCGCCTGTGAAGGACGATGTTTTTACCATTAAAGTTCCAAGATCCGGAAATGAATTTGCAACCATGTTTAGGATAGATGCACGCAAATATCAGATTGTTGGTGAACAGCAGGTAAATATTGTAAAGCTTGCGGGCAATGGCGAAAGGGCGCATTTTACCTGGGCAACACAGGTTGGAGAAAAGCTATTTATACCTTATATGAGTATTAAAGGCGCTGCACCAGATGTATTTGGTACTTCATATCCCGACAGTTCCTGGGTGGCCGTTTATAGTTATCCTGATTTAAAACTGGAGAAAATCATCCGTGATAACCGCACCAGTTATATCGGCGCCTATTTCGTAAATGGTTTGGTTGAAACCGATAATGGAGATGCTTATGCTTTTTCATTTGCAGCAGCAACAAACGCAGGCATTCCGACGTCCAAAAATCCATCAGCTGTTATCAGGATCAATAAAGGAACTACCGAGTTTGATAAAAACTATTTCTTTAACGTACAGGAGATTTCTGGCGGACACCATATTGCGGGGCAAACTTATTTAGGAAAGGGTGTTTTTATTCTCCAAATGTATGCACAACCCAATTCGCTTTTAGGTACAGCGAGAAAATTTGCTGTTGTTGATGTAATCAGCAAAAGCTTCAAATGGATAACCGGTATCCCTGCAGATATCACCAGAACAACAACCATTAATAATTATGCGCCAAAAGATGGTAAAACCGGATACATAGGCATCACTACCGCGAGCGAAGGAAGTTATGTGTATGTATTCGATGCAGAAATTGCAGCTGCCAAAAAAGGCTTAAAGGTTGAGGGTGGAACAATCACTGCAATTAATGCCCTTCAATATTAA
- a CDS encoding hypothetical protein (product_source=Hypo-rule applied), translating into MKKDILRSDMIQDISSLKKEYCRKETAWHRDWKLAFPPSFREVAFYDAANADIHRADVFTPSGYTIEFQNSPITLAELNSREAFYPNLIWVLNGKKFKGFKILKHLPDVDDPRLKDYEFCHSDHLSMVRKSEVMQGVPNPKILNFYHPELQGIKLTSNLYSFCWKQPHSVWYLATAKIIVDLGGYFLYELKQRNQLNGNYPYLKMLSRKAFIDWHTPPEL; encoded by the coding sequence ATGAAAAAAGATATCCTCCGTTCAGATATGATTCAGGATATTTCATCACTTAAAAAAGAATATTGCCGAAAGGAGACCGCATGGCACCGAGATTGGAAATTGGCTTTCCCGCCATCATTTAGAGAAGTTGCTTTTTATGATGCAGCCAATGCCGATATCCATCGTGCTGATGTATTTACCCCATCCGGTTATACAATCGAGTTTCAAAATTCTCCGATCACATTGGCCGAGCTTAATAGTAGAGAGGCATTTTATCCAAATTTAATATGGGTATTGAATGGCAAAAAATTTAAGGGATTCAAAATATTGAAACATTTACCTGATGTGGATGATCCCAGGCTAAAGGATTATGAATTTTGTCATTCCGATCACCTTTCTATGGTTAGGAAATCAGAGGTAATGCAGGGGGTGCCCAATCCAAAAATACTTAATTTTTATCATCCCGAACTTCAGGGCATTAAACTCACCTCAAACCTTTACTCTTTTTGTTGGAAACAGCCACATAGTGTATGGTATTTAGCTACCGCAAAAATAATTGTAGACTTAGGTGGGTATTTTTTATATGAGCTAAAACAGCGTAACCAATTAAATGGAAATTATCCATACCTGAAAATGTTAAGTAGGAAAGCCTTTATCGATTGGCATACCCCACCAGAGCTTTAA
- a CDS encoding CMP-N-acetylneuraminic acid synthetase (product_source=COG1083; cog=COG1083; superfamily=52374), whose translation MTIQEIQQLEDFFTQAGKQDVPIYLNQATVITDYDHFLESHFMPLKLNPDAKVNLPLIHRLKMLKLLIESNA comes from the coding sequence ATGACCATCCAAGAAATACAGCAGCTAGAAGATTTTTTTACCCAGGCAGGAAAGCAAGACGTTCCAATTTATCTGAATCAGGCTACCGTAATTACCGATTATGATCATTTTCTGGAAAGTCATTTTATGCCTTTAAAGCTTAATCCTGATGCAAAAGTGAACCTACCACTTATACATAGGCTAAAAATGTTAAAGTTATTGATTGAATCAAATGCATAA
- a CDS encoding putative RNase H-like nuclease (RuvC/YqgF family) (product_source=COG2433; cath_funfam=1.20.5.970; cog=COG2433; superfamily=46579), which yields MANTNVRKSIQNKIESLGKEIESLQAELKRWEKIAADYETNSESIDLILSIQLPEKPEPKTKKVKL from the coding sequence ATGGCAAATACAAACGTTAGAAAATCAATCCAGAATAAGATCGAATCATTGGGTAAGGAAATCGAAAGCTTACAGGCAGAACTAAAAAGATGGGAAAAAATTGCAGCCGATTATGAAACTAATTCGGAAAGCATCGATTTGATTTTATCGATACAATTACCTGAAAAACCAGAACCAAAAACTAAAAAGGTAAAATTGTAA
- a CDS encoding CRP-like cAMP-binding protein (product_source=COG0664; cath_funfam=1.10.10.10,2.60.120.10; cog=COG0664; pfam=PF00027,PF13545; smart=SM00100,SM00419; superfamily=46785,51206), with amino-acid sequence MCQLTLKEWHSAIESHKRNFIAKKGEVIIREGDPVSGVYFVASGNVKVHKQWGDKELILRFANDGAIIGHRGISSSISTYPISATALETTKLCFVDIDFFKTTIKVNQEFAYGLLMFYADELHASEKKMRNLALMSVKGRLAVAILGLRDQFGLDAEGFLNLALSRQDLAAFTGATYETVFRTMNELLAEKLIVVSGKQIGILNEAGLTELSSK; translated from the coding sequence ATGTGCCAACTCACATTAAAAGAGTGGCATTCTGCTATCGAGAGCCATAAACGAAATTTTATCGCTAAAAAAGGGGAAGTAATTATCAGAGAGGGTGATCCGGTGAGTGGTGTTTATTTTGTTGCTTCGGGTAATGTAAAAGTGCATAAACAATGGGGCGACAAAGAATTGATTTTACGTTTTGCAAACGATGGAGCTATAATTGGGCATAGGGGAATCAGCAGCAGTATTTCTACCTATCCAATATCGGCAACAGCTTTAGAAACCACCAAACTTTGTTTTGTAGATATCGATTTTTTTAAAACAACCATAAAAGTAAACCAGGAATTTGCTTACGGTTTGTTGATGTTTTACGCCGATGAATTACACGCTTCAGAAAAGAAAATGCGTAATTTAGCTTTAATGTCGGTTAAAGGAAGGCTTGCCGTGGCTATTTTAGGATTGAGAGATCAATTTGGATTAGATGCCGAAGGATTTTTAAATTTAGCACTAAGCCGTCAGGATCTGGCCGCATTTACCGGTGCCACTTACGAAACGGTTTTCAGGACCATGAACGAACTGTTAGCAGAAAAATTAATCGTGGTTAGCGGAAAGCAAATTGGTATTTTAAACGAAGCTGGACTAACAGAATTGAGCAGTAAATAA
- a CDS encoding molybdopterin-guanine dinucleotide biosynthesis protein A (product_source=KO:K03752; cath_funfam=3.90.550.10; cog=COG0746; ko=KO:K03752; pfam=PF12804; superfamily=53448), with protein sequence MLGIVLCGGQSLRMGTDKALLSHQDKLWAEVAADKLSSLNLPVKFSVNPSQQETYAGYFGNEQLIVDHSLLDIKGPLLGVLSAHLSNPEEDLFLLACDMLLMEIRLLEKLIHSVNADDSFEAYIFTKDDQQEPLCGIYKVEGLKKNVHLLQTNGLAKHSMKYALSNLRVCETAIEDQDYRYFSNFNSHAEINGL encoded by the coding sequence ATGTTGGGAATCGTTTTATGTGGTGGGCAGAGTTTACGGATGGGCACTGATAAGGCTTTGCTCAGCCATCAGGATAAATTATGGGCAGAGGTCGCAGCTGATAAGTTAAGCTCGCTTAATCTACCGGTAAAATTTTCAGTTAATCCATCGCAGCAAGAAACCTATGCAGGTTATTTTGGGAATGAGCAGCTGATAGTTGATCATTCTTTACTTGATATCAAAGGACCATTATTGGGGGTGCTTTCTGCGCACTTATCAAATCCAGAGGAAGATCTATTCTTATTGGCCTGCGATATGTTGTTGATGGAAATCAGATTGCTGGAAAAGCTAATCCATTCAGTTAATGCTGATGATTCTTTCGAGGCTTATATTTTTACCAAAGATGATCAGCAAGAACCCCTATGTGGGATTTATAAAGTTGAAGGTTTGAAAAAAAATGTACACCTGCTGCAAACCAATGGTTTAGCCAAACACAGCATGAAATATGCTTTAAGTAATTTACGAGTTTGCGAAACTGCCATTGAGGATCAGGATTATCGTTATTTCAGTAATTTTAACTCCCATGCCGAAATTAATGGTTTATAA
- a CDS encoding rubredoxin (product_source=COG1773; cath_funfam=2.20.28.10; cog=COG1773; pfam=PF00301; superfamily=55124,57802; transmembrane_helix_parts=Inside_1_4,TMhelix_5_27,Outside_28_493) yields the protein MYQTIIINFPGGIISPGNLYNILVAATKARIQYVRFGLRQQLLIDTTTYNIAIFTGEMDKLGIDYEVDSNNFPNIISSYPAEEIFIRKTWLTEGVYKDVLDDIDFKPSVKVNICDSDQSFTPMLTGNINWIASSQSEHYWHLIIRFPKTNVTYEWNQLCYTNHIAQVTKALEGIIKNNQSQFVDNPQANGEALFALLDHDNLILKQAENTVSLSSFNLPYYEGLNRYNNKYWLGIYRRDELFSIPFLKKLCQLCLDTKLGQLCCTSWKTIIIKGIDEKDKNLWNSLLEEFEINMRHAANELNFQVEDNCNEGLALKNFLVKHLSIDDTRTFGICFGIKTRKKSEVFSSILIQKRHLINVLGLKLLPVYDILCAKDFNPNERTGEIFSRGNPSFLLPEQIRRSIFKFYKYRLNAIKTGSQKQSFQTEETIKKDGEFLYQCNNCLTVYNERIGEIENNINPGTAFKDLPEDYCCVLCEGEKENFTKIDQSALQLL from the coding sequence ATGTATCAAACCATAATCATTAACTTTCCAGGCGGCATCATATCACCGGGCAATTTGTATAATATCCTGGTTGCGGCAACAAAAGCGCGGATCCAATATGTTCGTTTCGGCCTCCGTCAGCAGTTATTGATTGATACTACAACCTATAATATTGCCATATTTACAGGTGAAATGGATAAACTCGGGATCGATTACGAAGTAGACTCCAATAATTTCCCGAATATTATCAGTTCTTATCCTGCTGAAGAGATTTTTATCCGCAAAACCTGGCTTACTGAAGGGGTATACAAAGATGTTTTAGACGACATCGACTTTAAACCTTCCGTTAAGGTTAATATCTGCGATAGCGACCAAAGTTTTACCCCCATGTTAACGGGTAATATCAACTGGATTGCGTCTTCACAATCCGAACATTATTGGCATTTGATTATCCGGTTTCCAAAAACCAATGTAACCTATGAATGGAATCAGCTTTGTTACACCAACCATATTGCACAGGTTACCAAAGCGCTGGAGGGTATTATCAAAAACAATCAGTCACAGTTTGTAGATAATCCACAAGCCAATGGTGAAGCGCTCTTTGCACTTTTAGATCATGACAACCTCATTCTTAAACAGGCCGAAAATACCGTATCCCTATCATCATTTAACTTGCCTTATTACGAAGGCTTAAACCGCTACAACAACAAATACTGGTTAGGTATTTACAGGCGTGATGAATTGTTCAGCATTCCGTTTTTAAAGAAACTCTGCCAGCTTTGTTTAGATACCAAACTCGGTCAGTTGTGCTGTACCTCCTGGAAAACCATTATTATAAAAGGGATTGATGAAAAAGATAAAAACCTTTGGAATAGCTTGCTCGAAGAATTTGAGATCAATATGCGGCATGCGGCCAACGAACTTAACTTTCAGGTGGAAGACAATTGTAACGAAGGCTTAGCATTAAAAAATTTCCTCGTTAAACATTTAAGCATCGACGATACCAGGACTTTTGGAATCTGTTTTGGCATTAAAACACGCAAAAAAAGTGAGGTTTTTAGTAGTATCCTGATCCAAAAACGACACTTGATTAATGTATTGGGGTTAAAACTACTCCCCGTTTATGACATTTTGTGTGCTAAGGATTTTAACCCCAACGAGCGTACAGGTGAAATTTTTAGCAGGGGTAATCCTAGTTTTTTATTACCAGAACAAATAAGGCGTTCGATATTTAAGTTTTACAAATACCGTTTAAATGCGATAAAAACCGGTAGTCAAAAACAGAGTTTTCAAACTGAAGAAACGATAAAAAAAGACGGCGAGTTTTTATACCAGTGTAACAATTGTTTAACAGTGTACAACGAGCGCATTGGCGAAATTGAAAACAACATTAACCCAGGTACGGCATTTAAAGATTTACCGGAAGATTATTGTTGCGTGCTTTGTGAAGGAGAGAAAGAGAATTTTACTAAGATTGATCAATCGGCCTTGCAATTGTTATAA
- a CDS encoding hypothetical protein (product_source=Hypo-rule applied): MKNTLTTLSMTESKEKSSLRGGTTKQSFMLVILAIKIASSAEKAFSQ; the protein is encoded by the coding sequence ATGAAAAACACTTTGACTACGCTATCAATGACAGAGTCAAAAGAAAAGTCGTCATTGCGAGGAGGAACGACGAAGCAATCTTTCATGCTAGTGATCCTTGCTATAAAGATTGCTTCGTCGGCTGAAAAAGCCTTCTCGCAATGA
- a CDS encoding outer membrane cobalamin receptor (product_source=COG4206; cath_funfam=2.170.130.10,2.60.40.1120; cleavage_site_network=SignalP-noTM; cog=COG4206; pfam=PF00593,PF07715,PF13715; superfamily=49464,56935), giving the protein MQIKKILLLGMLCVCVIFTSAQHRLSSISGQIKSNDGNPIPGATLKIHKTNYGTLTDQIGNFKLSNIPLGKYTIQVSAIGFKTQKKEINVADGQISTFNFHLSESTEQMETLNVIGRTANQQVNRQAFNVTSIDAKKLHNSTLDISHALDRVSGVRVREAGGLGSRMDFSLNGFTGRQVKFFIDGVPMDNFGSSFQINNIPINLAQRVEVYKGVVPVWLGSDALGGAVNIVTDNTTKSYMDASYSYGSFNTHKTAVNVGYTAPSGFKIQVNAFQNYSDNDYKVTTDVAAINGRYFRNQVVKRFNDTYHNETLIASAGVVNKSFADQLMFGLTVGQNYSEIQTGARMVSVFGDWHRKGSILMPTVKYAKKDLFVKGLDLRVNGNFNFGTEQNIDTVYRRYNWFQDYKEYPGAGSERERSMYKFRNNNGLATANLSYTVDEHHSMSLNNVYNSFNRTGSDELYPDAEKYEQPRINNKNVLGLGYKFSASEKWNTSVFAKQFYQSNKYSQSYNPSGNWGDIAYLTQKNSYSKTGYGIASTYFIVPNLQVKASYEKSYRLPETDELFGDLLNLEGNIALKPEQSSNYNLGFSYQAQLNKIHRFSFDGNLMYRDAKDFIRPSLNANQTKQVMGNVANVTNFGFESEVRYSFKQLFTAGVNVTYQNLRNNTRFEPGQTMQSPLFRDRIPNMPYLFGNADASLFFNNVGKKGNTLTLGYNVLYVHAYYLSWPSQGTSETKYDIPRQWMQDVNAVYTLGGGKYNIGLECKNLLDNRIYDNFSLQKPGRAFYAKVRYFFSNNR; this is encoded by the coding sequence ATGCAAATTAAGAAAATTTTGCTATTGGGCATGTTATGTGTCTGTGTAATTTTTACTTCTGCCCAACACCGATTATCGAGCATCTCGGGGCAAATCAAATCCAATGACGGAAATCCAATACCCGGGGCTACCCTTAAAATCCACAAAACCAATTATGGTACATTAACAGACCAAATTGGAAATTTTAAACTCTCCAATATTCCTCTGGGTAAATACACCATACAGGTATCTGCAATTGGTTTTAAAACACAGAAAAAAGAGATCAATGTAGCTGATGGCCAAATAAGCACTTTCAATTTCCACTTATCAGAATCTACCGAGCAAATGGAAACCCTAAATGTTATTGGTAGAACAGCCAACCAGCAAGTTAACCGTCAGGCGTTCAATGTAACCTCTATTGATGCAAAGAAACTGCACAACAGTACACTTGATATTTCTCATGCTTTAGACCGTGTTTCTGGAGTGAGGGTTAGAGAGGCAGGAGGCTTGGGTTCAAGAATGGATTTTTCTTTGAACGGTTTTACTGGCAGACAGGTTAAGTTTTTTATTGATGGAGTACCCATGGATAATTTTGGTTCATCATTCCAGATTAACAATATACCCATTAACCTTGCCCAACGTGTAGAAGTATATAAAGGAGTAGTTCCTGTTTGGTTAGGATCGGATGCATTAGGTGGTGCCGTTAATATTGTAACCGATAATACAACGAAAAGTTATATGGATGCCTCTTATTCATATGGTTCTTTCAATACGCATAAAACAGCTGTAAATGTAGGTTATACTGCGCCATCGGGATTTAAAATCCAGGTTAATGCTTTTCAAAATTATTCTGATAATGACTATAAGGTTACTACAGATGTTGCAGCCATTAATGGCCGTTATTTTAGAAACCAAGTGGTTAAACGCTTTAACGACACCTATCATAACGAAACCTTAATAGCCAGTGCGGGTGTAGTTAATAAATCATTTGCCGATCAGTTAATGTTTGGGTTAACCGTTGGGCAAAACTATTCTGAAATCCAAACTGGAGCAAGGATGGTTTCCGTTTTTGGTGATTGGCATAGAAAGGGCAGTATTTTAATGCCTACAGTTAAATATGCCAAAAAAGATCTGTTTGTTAAAGGATTGGACCTTCGCGTAAACGGGAATTTTAATTTTGGTACAGAACAAAATATAGATACGGTTTACCGTCGATACAACTGGTTTCAGGATTATAAAGAATACCCTGGGGCAGGCAGCGAACGAGAACGTTCGATGTATAAATTTCGTAACAACAACGGATTAGCTACTGCAAACTTAAGTTACACTGTTGATGAGCATCATTCAATGTCGCTAAACAATGTATACAATAGCTTTAACAGAACAGGTTCTGATGAACTGTATCCTGATGCCGAGAAATATGAGCAACCACGGATAAACAATAAAAATGTATTGGGTTTAGGTTATAAATTCAGTGCTTCTGAGAAGTGGAACACTTCTGTATTTGCAAAACAATTTTATCAGTCAAATAAATATTCGCAAAGCTATAATCCAAGTGGTAATTGGGGCGACATTGCTTATTTAACGCAAAAAAACAGCTATAGTAAAACCGGTTATGGTATTGCATCTACTTACTTTATTGTGCCAAATCTCCAGGTTAAGGCATCATACGAAAAAAGTTATCGTTTGCCAGAAACCGACGAACTTTTTGGCGATTTATTAAATCTCGAAGGGAATATTGCTTTAAAGCCCGAACAGAGCAGTAATTATAATTTAGGTTTTAGTTACCAGGCACAGTTAAACAAAATCCACCGGTTTAGTTTCGATGGAAATTTAATGTACCGCGATGCGAAAGACTTTATCAGACCAAGTTTAAATGCAAACCAAACCAAACAGGTGATGGGCAATGTAGCTAACGTAACCAATTTTGGGTTTGAATCGGAGGTTAGATATTCATTTAAGCAACTATTTACGGCAGGAGTAAACGTAACCTATCAGAATTTAAGAAATAATACCCGTTTTGAGCCAGGTCAAACCATGCAGAGTCCTTTATTTAGAGACCGGATTCCAAATATGCCTTATCTCTTTGGTAATGCAGATGCCTCACTTTTCTTTAACAACGTGGGTAAAAAAGGCAATACCCTTACCCTTGGTTATAACGTGCTTTACGTTCATGCTTATTATTTATCATGGCCGAGCCAGGGTACTTCAGAAACCAAATATGATATTCCCAGACAATGGATGCAGGATGTAAATGCTGTTTATACACTTGGCGGCGGTAAATATAATATTGGCTTAGAATGTAAAAATCTATTGGATAACCGCATTTACGATAATTTTTCTCTACAAAAGCCGGGCAGGGCATTTTATGCCAAGGTTAGATACTTTTTTAGCAACAACAGATAA